From a single Populus trichocarpa isolate Nisqually-1 chromosome 17, P.trichocarpa_v4.1, whole genome shotgun sequence genomic region:
- the LOC112325636 gene encoding LOW QUALITY PROTEIN: uncharacterized protein LOC112325636 (The sequence of the model RefSeq protein was modified relative to this genomic sequence to represent the inferred CDS: substituted 1 base at 1 genomic stop codon) encodes MENEERTQLDAQYQKELNGLKEDVARLTSLLEKALRSKSGEGTSSQPAFTAQIPPTPPTFFNLPNMGASGSSHEPQYATHFPAQPIYPMGIPHVDELTLEGSHKDKMIGAEGLEKLTALEERVRAVEGNHLYDPVKAAEMCLVPNVVIPKKFRVPEFIKYTGTQCPITHLKSYCNKMAEVVQDEKLLIHFFQDSLSDIALTWYMRLDNTKIRGWKDLVDAFIRQYKFNMDIAPDRSSLHSLEKGHKESVREYAQRWRETAAQVNPPLLEKEMIGLFSNTFKAPYFEYLVGSAAQSFSDLVVIAERIEQAIRMGRITDPSEKKGFVGRKKEADVHNVEGEGKGRKHNFRPLMTIPPTSNINFTSPYQKNQTTTQNILYHQSNTFHPRRNFPANQEELPPLPIPLSEMYQRLLSIGQVTPVPLTPLQPPFPQWYRPDQKSGWISFDDFPNVKSNPLPHHASGSGGVNALEEEERGTNVLKLSMERLYKMLEQTGYLQTPIKKQAAEHKGEYCEYHQHMGHHVNSCKEFRMKVEDMMTLGVLRIGVPEENLVGTMTGFDKKIEVCRYQPTEGGPPRMILARPTSTISGNYNAIPYNYGYSFHTTRPVPTFHAEVGGLTRSGRYYTPEELEDQRRAKGKNVVELAKMDEVNKPVSDEEANEFLKLMKHSEYSVVDQLKKTPARISLLSLVLSSELHRNTLQKVLNEAYVPQDITQDSIEHLVGRIQATNYLYFTDDELDHEGIGHNKPLYITVKCKDCVIAKVLIDNGSALNVLPRHVLDKMPVDASHMKPSTMTARAYDGSPRPIMGNIDVELVIGPQPFQVTLQVMDIHPTYSMLLGRPWIHAARAVASSLHQRVKFIINGNLVTVRVEEALTMVRNVSIPYIEAEESKDGNLHAFEVVNAEWVPENTLRRKPEVSEAARMAAKYFLKHGLPFQYDPITGMPERINIPPIHITFPRPAQVINAGGEIERMSKEFNGATIHYLEEINKQEPQRGLEDEESPYEELPQLTVSALEDGLPEFVRRLAEGEELNNWEIQEVPIIFKKESESGTTINSQTHCIENNWPNFDKTITSMDEEDGEEDIEEFKKLIKQSEHAWEPAREELELINVSTEHNKKELKIGMLITTDMRSELVTLLREYVDIFAWSYADMPGLDTEIVVHRLPLIEGCRSVKQKLRRTRPDVLLKVKEEITRQWDAGFLEVVEYSEWVSNIVAVPKKDNKIRVCVDFRDLNRASPKDDFPLPHIDVLVDNAAKSSTYSFMDGFSGYNQIKMAEADKRKTTFITPWGTYCYKVMPFGLKNAGATYQRAMIALFHDMMHKEIEVYVDDMIAKSKDEESHIPALRKLFERLRKYQLKLNPAKCTFGVKSGKLLGFVVSNKGIEVDPDKVKAIQDMPAPKTEREVRGFLGRLNYIARFISQLTVTCEPIFXLLRKKNPGTWDENCQKAFDKIKQYLQKPPLLVPPVHGRPLILYLTVTESAMGCVLGQQNESGRKEQAIYYLSKKFTECESRYSMVEKLCCSLVWSAKRLRQYMLYYTTWLISRMDPLKHIFEKPYMSSRIARWQVLLAEYDIIYMTRKSVKGSAIADHLADNAIEDYEPLNFDFPDEDVLVMEKEEKSGWWAMYFDGAVNVSGNGAGAVIISPEGKQYPISVKLHFSCTNNTAEYEACIHGLEAALEMKVGKLKVYGDSMLIICQVKGEWQTRDEKLRPYQEYLSKLAESFDEIEFTHLGRDKNQFADALATLASMAVIDCGAKIQPVNIEIRNSPSHCCSIEEETDKDPWYMDIKRFIQHQEYPSGASKTDKRTLRRMAMEYYIDGEILYKRSFDGTFLRCLGDLEANKALQEVHGGICATHANGHMMARQLQRAGYFWLTMEKDCINFVRRCHKCQVYSDKINAPPAPLFNMVSPWPFAIWGIDVIGPINPKASNGHRFILVAIDYFTKWVEACSYAHVTQKVVKRFIEKDLICRYGVPERVVTDNAQNFNGKMIAELCTKWKIKHSNSSPYRPKMNGAVEAANKNIKKIVQKMVITYKDWHDWLPYAFHAYRIAVRTSTGATPYSLVYGMEAVVPLEVEIPSLRVLMESGLEETEWVKIRYEQLNMISERRLAAICHHQLYQRRMTKAYDRKVRPREFKEGDLVLRKILSLPGEDRSKWAPNYEGPYIVKKAFSGGALMLTRMDGEDVVRPVNSDSVKKYYP; translated from the exons atggaaaatgaagaaagaactCAGTTGGATGCCCAATATCAGAAGGAGTTGAACGGTCTGAAGGAAGATGTCGCTAGGCTTACTAGCTTACTCGAAAAAGCCTTGAGATCTAAGTCAGGAGAAGGGACATCCTCCCAACCAGCATTTACCGCTCAGATACCACCGACGCCTCCGACGTTCTTCAATCTACCAAACATGGGGGCAAGTGGATCTTCGCATGAGCCCCAATATGCTACGCATTTCCCAGCTCAGCCTATATACCCGATGGGGATTCCTCATGTTGATGAGTTAACCTTGGAGGGGTCTCACAAGGACAAAATGATAGGAGCTGAAGGTTTGGAGAAGTTGACTGCCCTAGAGGAGAGGGTGAGGGCAGTTGAGGGAAATCATTTGTATGACCCGGTGAAAGCCGCCGAGATGTGTTTGGTACCTAACGTAGTCATTCCTAAGAAGTTTAGGGTGCCAGAATTCATCAAATACACTGGAACTCAATGTCCAATAACCCACCTTAAGTCATACTGCAATAAGATGGCTGAAGTGGTACAAGATGAGAAGTTGTTGATCCACTTCTTCCAGGATAGTTTGAGCGATATCGCTCTCACTTGGTACATGCGTTTGGACAACACCAAGATAAGGGGATGGAAAGACCTAGTTGATGCCTTTATTAGGCAATACAAATTCAATATGGACATAGCCCCTGATAGATCAAGCTTGCATTCGTTGGAAAAAGGTCATAAGGAATCTGTAAGGGAGTATGCACAAAGGTGGCGCGAAACGGCAGCACAGGTTAATCCGCCACTATTGGAGAAGGAAATGATCGGTTTATTTTCCAACACCTTCAAAGCTCCATACTTTGAGTACTTGGTGGGAAGTGCTGCACAAAGCTTCTCTGATTTGGTTGTTATAGCTGAACGAATCGAACAAGCCATTCGAATGGGTAGGATCACAGACCCAagtgaaaaaaagggttttgttGGACGCAAAAAGGAGGCTGACGTCCACAACGTCGAAGGTGAAGGTAAGGGAAGAAAGCACAATTTCAGGCCACTCATGACCATTCCTCCCACCTCCAACATAAATTTCACTTCGCCttatcaaaaaaaccaaacaactaCCCAAAATATCCTGTACCACCAAAGTAACACATTTCACCCACGCAGAAACTTCCCTGCAAACCAAGAAGAACTGCCCCCACTTCCCATACCTCTTAGTGAGATGTATCAAAGATTGCTCAGCATTGGCCAAGTAACACCTGTTCCTTTAACACCCTTGCAACCACCTTTTCCTCAATGGTACCGACCAGACCAGAAAT CGGGTTGGATTTCCTTTGATGATTTTCCGAACGTAAAATCTAACCCGCTACCGCACCATGCTTCTGGAAGTGGAGGGGTGAATGctttggaagaagaagagaggggtACTAATGTCTTAAAGTTGTCAATGGAGAGATTGTACAAAATGTTGGAGCAAACTGGGTACCTTCAAACACCCATCAAAAAGCAAGCCGCAGAGCATAAGGGTGAATATTGTGAGTATCATCAGCATATGGGACACCATGTAAACTCTTGTAAAGAGTTTCGGATGAAAGTAGAAGACATGATGACATTGGGAGTGTTGAGGATAGGGGTGCCTGAAGAAAACCTAGTAGGAACCATGACTGGCTTtgacaagaaaattgaagtctGTAGATATCAACCAACAGAGGGAGGACCCCCAAGAATGATTTTGGCTAGACCTACAAGCACAATTAGTGGAAATTATAATGCCATaccttataattatggttattcTTTCCATACCACGAGACCAGTTCCTACTTTTCATGCTGAAGTTGGGGGTTTAACCCGAAGTGGAAGGTACTATACTCCTGAAGAGCTAGAAGACCAAAGGAGGGCAAAAGGAAAGAATGTGGTGGAGTTGGCCAAGATGGATGAAGTCAACAAACCAGTGAGCGATGAGGAGGCTAACGAGTTCCTGAAGCTAATGAAGCACAGTGAATATAGTGTGGTGGACCAATTGAAAAAGACCCCCGCCAGGATCTCTCTATTGTCGTTAGTTTTGAGTTCAGAGTTGCATAGGAACACTCTCCAGAAGGTCCTTAACGAAGCATATGTTCCTCAAGATATCACACAAGATTCTATAGAACATTTGGTGGGAAGGATTCAAGCCACTAACTATCTCTACTTCACAGATGATGAACTAGATCATGAAGGAATTGGTCACAATAAGCCATTATATATCACTGTGAAATGCAAGGATTGTGTGATCGCCAAAGTGCTGATAGACAATGGTTCCGCTTTGAATGTGTTGCCAAGGCATGTGCTCGATAAAATGCCAGTTGATGCCTCTCATATGAAGCCAAGTACCATGACAGCTAGAGCATATGATGGTTCGCCAAGGCCGATTATGGGAAATATTGATGTTGAGCTTGTGATTGGCCCCCAGCCGTTCCAAGTTACTTTACAAGTGATGGATATTCATCCCACATACAGcatgttgttaggaagaccttggattcatgcagcACGAGCCGTTGCATCTTCATTACACCAACGGGTTAAATTTATCATCAATGGGAACCTGGTGACAGTAAGGGTTGAAGAAGCTTTAACCATGGTGAGAAACGTGTCGATTCCTTATATAGAGGCTGAAGAGAGTAAGGACGGAAACCTACATGCATTTGAGGTAGTAAATGCTGAATGGGTACCTGAGAATACATTGCGAAGGAAACCAGAGGTTTCTGAGGCTGCAAGGATGGCTGCTAAATATTTTCTGAAGCACGGACTGCCATTCCAGTATGACCCTATCACAGGAATGCCCGAACGGATCAAC ATCCCTCCAATCCACATAACATTCCCACGACCTGCACAAGTGATCAATGCTGGAGGTGAAATTGAGAGGATGAGCAAAGAATTTAACGGTGCTACCATCCACTATCTGGAAGAGATCAACAAACAAGAACCCCAAAGAGGTTTGGAAGATGAAGAGAGCCCCTATGAAGAACTACCCCAACTGACTGTGAGTGCTCTAGAGGATGGTCTACCTGAGTTTGTGAGAAGATTAGCTGAAGGGGAAGAGTTGAACAATTGGGAAATTCAAGAAGTCccaattatctttaaaaa GGAATCTGAAAGCGGGACAACGATAAACTCACAAACCCATTGCATTGAGAATAATTGGCCTAATTTTGATAAAACTATAACTTCAATGGATGAGGAAGATGGTGAAGAGGACATTGAGGAGTTCAAGAAGCTTATAAAACAATCTGAACATGCATGGGAGCCTGCAAGAGAGGAATTAGAATTAATAAATGTAAGTACCGAGCACAACAAAAAGGAGTTGAAAATAGGGATGTTGATCACTACAGATATGAGGAGTGAGTTGGTCACCCTTTTGCGGGAGTATGTGGATATTTTTGCCTGGTCATACGCTGACATGCCCGGTTTGGATACTGAAATAGTAGTGCATAGGTTACCTTTGATTGAGGGCTGCCGGTCAGTCAAACAAAAGCTAAGAAGGACAAGACCTGATGTATTGCTCAAGGTAAAAGAAGAGATAACAAGACAGTGGGATGCAGGTTTCTTGGAAGTAGTAGAATATTCTGAATGGGTGTCTAACATTGTGGCGGTTCCCAAGAAGGACAACAAAATCAGGGTGTGCGTGGATTTTCGAGATTTGAATAGAGCAAGCCCGAAGGATGACTTCCCGTTACCTCATATAGACGTGTTGGTGGACAATGCTGCTAAGAGTTCCACTTACTCTTTCATGGATGGTTTCTCCGGTTATAATCAGATTAAAATGGCTGAAGCAGATAAGAGAAAGACGACATTTATCACCCCATGGGGAACTTACTGTTATAAGGTGATGCCATTCGGATTAAAGAATGCTGGAGCAACATACCAAAGGGCAATGATAGCACTttttcatgatatgatgcacaaggaaattgaggtcTACGTGGATGACATGATCGCAAAGTCCAAAGATGAAGAAAGCCACATCCCAGCTCTGAGGAAATTGTTCGAGAGGTTGAGAAAATATCAGTTGAAATTGAATCCTGCAAAGTGTACATTCGGGGTGAAATCAGGCAAATTACTAGGATTTGTGGTAAGTAATAAAGGCATAGAAGTGGACCCCGACAAAGTAAAAGCCATACAAGACATGCCCGCTCCAAAGACTGAAAGAGAAGTTCGAGGCTTTTTAGGGCGCTTAAACTATATTGCCCGTTTTATCTCACAACTTACAGTCACCTGTGAACCAATTTTTTGATTACTCCGAAAGAAGAATCCTGGAACATGGGATGAAAATTGCCAAAAAGCTTTTGATAAGATCAAGCAGTACTTACAAAAACCACCATTGTTGGTACCGCCCGTGCACGGAAGGCCACTCATCCTGTATTTAACTGTGACCGAATCAGCTATGGGTTGTGTGTTAGGGCAACAGAATGAATCAGGAAGGAAGGAGCAAGCCATCTACTATTTGAGTAAAAAGTTCACCGAGTGTGAGTCCCGTTACAGTATGGTAGAGAAGTTATGTTGTAGTCTAGTGTGGAGTGCGAAGAGGTTGCGACAATATATGTTATACTACACTACCTGGTTGATCTCAAGAATGGACCCACTGAAGCATATCTTTGAAAAGCCATACATGTCGAGTAGAATAGCTAGATGGCAAGTACTGCTGGCTGAGTATGACATCATCtacatgacaagaaaatcaGTAAAAGGAAGCGCAATTGCTGATCATTTAGCCGATAATGCTATTGAGGATTATGAGCCATTGAACTTCGACTTTCCTGATGAAGATGTGCTAGTAAtggagaaggaagagaagagtgGTTGGTGGGCCATGTATTTTGACGGCGCAGTAAATGTATCGGGCAACGGGGCAGGTGCTGTGATAATTTCCCCAGAAGGAAAGCAATATCCTATCTCGGTAAAGCTGCACTTTAGTTGTACAAACAAcacagctgagtatgaagcttgcatcCACGGATTGGAAGCTGCGTTAGAGATGAAGGTAGGGAAGTTAAAAGTATATGGAGACTCAATGCTAATAATCTGTCAGGTAAAAGGTGAATGGCAGACAAGGGATGAAAAATTAAGACCATACCAGGAATACCTCTCCAAATTGGCTGAAAGCTTTGATGAAATAGAATTTACTCATTTGGGAAGAGACAAAAATCAGTTTGCCGATGCGTTAGCTACCTTAGCTTCTATGGCTGTAATTGATTGTGGTGCCAAAATTCAGCCTGTAAACATCGAGATCAGAAATTCTCCCTCTCATTGTTGttcaatagaagaagaaacgGATAAAGACCCATGGTACATGGATATAAAAAGATTCATTCAACATCAAGAGTACCCGTCGGGAGCCTCGAAGACAGATAAAAGGACCTTGAGAAGAATGGCTATGGAATACTACAtagatggagagattttgtaTAAAAGGTCATTTGATGGGACTTTCCTGAGATGTCTGGGTGATCTGGAAGCTAACAAGGCCCTACAAGAAGTACATGGTGGAATTTGTGCTACCCACGCAAACGGACACATGATGGCTAGGCAGTTGCAAAGAGCAGGTTACTTTTGGCTGACCATGGAGAAAGATTGCATAAATTTTGTCCGAAGGTGCCATAAATGTCAAGTGTATAGTGACAAAATCAATGCGCCCCCTGCACCTTTATTTAACATGGTGTCTCCTTGGCCCTTTGCAATATGGGGAATAGATGTGATTGGGCCTATTAATCCAAAAGCCAGTAACGGACATCGTTTTATCCTTGTAGCGATTGATTACTTTACCAAGTGGGTAGAGGCCTGCTCATATGCCCATGTGACTCAGAAAGTGGTCAAACGGTTCATTGAGAAGGATCTAATCTGTAGATACGGTGTACCCGAGAGAGTGGTGACTGATAATGCTCAAAACTTCAATGGAAAGATGATAGCAGAGCTATGTACAAAGTGGAAGATCAAGCATTCCAACTCGTCCCCTTACAGACCTAAGATGAACGGCGCCGTAGAAGctgctaataaaaatataaagaagattGTTCAGAAAATGGTGATTACTTACAAAGATTGGCATGACTGGCTTCCTTATGCTTTCCATGCGTATCGAATAGCAGTAAGGACCTCGACCGGGGCTACACCATACTCTTTagtatatggaatggaggcaGTGGTACCATTGGAAGTAGAAATTCCATCTTTAAGAGTCCTCATGGAATCTGGACTCGAGGAGACTGAGTGGGTCAAGATACGATATGAGCAGCTAAATATGATCAGCGAGAGAAGGTTAGCAGCAATTTGTCACCACCAGTTGTATCAAAGAAGGATGACCAAGGCATATGACCGAAAAGTTCGGCCAAGAGAGTTCAAAGAAGGAGATTTAGTATTGAGAAAAATTCTGTCACTACCAGGAGAAGATCGCAGTAAATGGGCACCCAATTACGAAGGACCCTATATAGTGAAGAAGGCATTTTCAGGAGGGGCATTGATGCTAACAAGAATGGATGGGGAAGACGTAGTTAGGCCTGTGAACTCCGATTCTGTAAAGAAATATTATCCATGA